A genomic stretch from Cellulomonas sp. KRMCY2 includes:
- a CDS encoding GNAT family N-acetyltransferase, which translates to MTKILVDRLVLRPFAATDADAMYGYLGDPEVLRYEPYPPFDQRQCEHEAVRRVEDGDFWAVCLRRNDPSGPAEGELIGNLWLHRTDPLMARTWELGYVFGKQWWNNGYATEACRGLLDRVFFELGAHRVTASCDPRNTASWALLERLGMRREAHHVRAATFRSDDAGIPFWHDAYVYAVLEEEWIAQAHRS; encoded by the coding sequence GTGACCAAAATCCTCGTCGACCGCCTGGTGCTGCGCCCGTTCGCGGCCACCGACGCCGACGCGATGTACGGCTATCTCGGCGACCCCGAGGTGCTGCGCTACGAGCCGTACCCGCCCTTCGACCAGCGGCAGTGCGAGCACGAGGCGGTGCGCCGGGTCGAGGACGGCGACTTCTGGGCGGTGTGCCTGCGGCGCAACGATCCGTCCGGTCCCGCAGAGGGTGAGCTCATCGGCAACCTCTGGCTGCACCGGACGGACCCGCTGATGGCCCGGACCTGGGAGCTCGGCTACGTCTTCGGCAAGCAGTGGTGGAACAACGGCTATGCGACCGAGGCCTGCCGGGGGCTGCTCGACCGGGTCTTCTTCGAGCTCGGTGCGCACCGCGTGACGGCCTCCTGCGACCCGCGCAACACGGCGTCCTGGGCGCTGCTCGAGCGGCTCGGCATGCGCCGTGAGGCGCACCACGTGCGTGCCGCGACGTTCCGCTCCGACGACGCCGGGATCCCGTTCTGGCACGACGCGTACGTGTATGCCGTGCTCGAGGAGGAGTGGATCGCGCAGGCCCACCGGTCCTGA